From Deinococcus aerius, one genomic window encodes:
- a CDS encoding helix-turn-helix transcriptional regulator — MTLTRKREQGRRLLRLIALLSEEGPLTTAQLAERLGCQQQEVQRDRRLLISEGRDVLQTDERPARYFLARPWHTREVQNDPVRAVIHHALLRLLHHHAPTPSRLYHETLLELSGQLPARLRAVSLRSLTPPSGDTPRILETLAAAWCRGEPVRFSYRKPGEEPNTGEADVVFMEINRTNLDWYVFARRRGEQRVKTFHLSRFVDAARLTGQSSPELPFDPRDELDGAWGIIGGGQHCEVTLRFAPEAVPYVAYRRWPGQIEGSMDGPCYVLRLRAPLNRDHLPVEVMAWIRGWGPRVEVLSPAWVRDLWLGEARELLARYGP, encoded by the coding sequence ACGGCTGGGGTGTCAGCAGCAGGAGGTCCAGCGTGACCGCCGCCTGCTCATCAGCGAGGGCCGGGACGTGCTGCAAACCGACGAACGCCCCGCCCGGTACTTCTTGGCGCGGCCCTGGCACACCCGGGAGGTCCAGAACGACCCGGTGCGGGCGGTCATCCACCACGCGCTGTTGCGGCTGCTGCACCACCACGCGCCCACGCCCAGCCGCCTCTACCACGAGACGCTGCTCGAACTGAGCGGGCAACTTCCCGCCCGGCTGCGCGCGGTGTCCCTGCGCTCGCTCACGCCGCCCTCGGGCGACACCCCGCGTATCCTGGAAACGCTGGCCGCCGCGTGGTGCCGGGGCGAACCCGTGCGCTTCAGCTACCGGAAACCGGGCGAGGAGCCGAACACCGGCGAGGCCGACGTGGTGTTCATGGAGATCAACCGCACCAACCTCGACTGGTACGTGTTCGCTCGGCGGCGCGGCGAGCAGAGGGTCAAGACCTTTCACCTCTCCCGCTTCGTGGACGCGGCGCGGCTGACCGGACAATCCAGCCCCGAGCTTCCCTTCGACCCCCGCGACGAGCTTGACGGGGCCTGGGGCATTATCGGCGGCGGGCAACATTGCGAGGTCACGCTCCGGTTCGCCCCGGAGGCGGTGCCTTACGTCGCCTACCGCCGCTGGCCGGGCCAGATAGAGGGCAGCATGGACGGCCCGTGCTATGTGCTGCGGCTCAGGGCGCCCCTCAACCGCGACCACCTGCCCGTCGAGGTCATGGCCTGGATTCGCGGCTGGGGGCCGAGGGTCGAGGTCCTGTCGCCCGCATGGGTGCGCGACCTCTGGCTGGGCGAGGCACGGGAACTGCTGGCGCGCTACGGCCCATGA